In one window of Dokdonia sp. PRO95 DNA:
- the mltG gene encoding endolytic transglycosylase MltG, translating into MYIKKILLLIVAIGIVIGGVFAYTVYTSIFSDNTAFNNDRAHLYIATGSAFNDVVADLSPLLKDEDSFITVAEKKGYNDNVRPGHYIIKKGMSNNEIINTIRIKNTPVKVAFNNQERLQDMAGRVATQIEADSTSLITAMLDTNFLREHDFNNDTALTMYIPNSYEFFWNTSAEDFRARMLSEYKKFWNATRLAKAEALNLTPQEVYSIAAIVQKETAKTDERPRVAGVYLNRLKKGIKLDADPTVIYAVKKEKNDWDMVIKRVLYKDLEVDSPYNTYRNRGIPPGPIFMPDVTAIQAVLNPEKHDYYYFVADVKNFGYHKFAKTLSQHNANSAAYRRWINNKGINR; encoded by the coding sequence ATGTACATTAAAAAGATTTTACTACTTATAGTTGCCATAGGCATTGTTATAGGAGGCGTATTTGCTTACACAGTATACACTTCTATTTTTTCTGACAACACTGCGTTTAATAATGATCGCGCGCATTTATACATTGCAACAGGATCTGCTTTTAATGATGTGGTTGCAGATCTCTCGCCGCTTTTAAAAGACGAGGATTCCTTTATTACTGTAGCCGAAAAGAAAGGATATAATGATAATGTGAGACCTGGTCATTACATTATAAAGAAAGGGATGAGTAATAATGAGATTATTAATACCATCCGTATTAAAAATACACCTGTAAAAGTCGCTTTTAATAATCAAGAACGTTTACAAGATATGGCGGGCAGGGTAGCAACCCAAATAGAAGCAGACAGTACATCGCTTATTACGGCAATGCTAGATACAAACTTCTTGAGAGAACATGACTTTAATAATGACACTGCACTCACTATGTATATCCCTAATAGCTACGAGTTTTTCTGGAACACAAGTGCAGAGGATTTTAGAGCAAGAATGCTCAGTGAGTATAAAAAATTCTGGAACGCCACCAGATTGGCCAAAGCCGAAGCGCTTAACCTTACACCTCAAGAAGTATACTCGATAGCAGCCATTGTGCAAAAGGAAACTGCCAAAACTGACGAGAGACCAAGAGTGGCAGGAGTTTACCTTAATAGACTTAAAAAAGGCATTAAACTAGATGCAGACCCTACGGTTATCTATGCTGTAAAAAAGGAAAAGAATGATTGGGATATGGTCATAAAGCGTGTGCTTTATAAAGATCTAGAAGTAGACTCTCCATATAACACTTATAGAAACAGAGGTATTCCTCCAGGACCTATATTTATGCCAGATGTCACAGCTATTCAAGCTGTGCTCAATCCAGAAAAGCATGACTACTACTATTTTGTAGCAGATGTAAAGAACTTTGGATATCACAAGTTTGCTAAGACGCTATCACAGCACAATGCAAATAGCGCTGCATATAGACGCTGGATCAACAATAAAGGCATCAATCGTTAA